The following proteins come from a genomic window of Deinococcus aerius:
- a CDS encoding DevR family CRISPR-associated autoregulator — MTLRTLSISGLATLNLHSLNNEGGEGNHIQTRMVDVVTADGELHPVNAVSGDMFKHIFAEHFHAVVQEMGLTLCAGCRTLNANRLNAASDFEQATKGKSNAEVLDLLPNACALDDVAGILITQGNRSLGRKSVVEFSWVPGVPEKVKTGSYFHVKYDPQGRGKTGSDDGSNRGQAIFHRPASSGQYALVAHLEAHRIGLNDITREYAIDEAERHRRLTAVLRALTQTFLHPGGAMRNTQSPHLTDFRGVITTSDHSVPAPTVSALNPEFEAQVEQIAGALSRMSGRPIGVQNFDSLGAFAEAMSRTLPS, encoded by the coding sequence ATGACCCTGCGTACCCTGTCCATCTCCGGCCTCGCCACCCTGAACCTGCACTCGCTCAACAACGAGGGTGGCGAGGGCAATCACATCCAGACCCGCATGGTGGATGTGGTGACGGCGGATGGTGAACTGCATCCCGTTAATGCTGTGTCCGGCGACATGTTCAAGCACATCTTCGCGGAGCATTTCCACGCCGTCGTGCAGGAAATGGGGCTGACGCTGTGCGCGGGCTGTCGCACGCTGAATGCGAACCGGTTGAACGCCGCCTCCGACTTCGAGCAGGCCACCAAGGGGAAGAGCAACGCCGAAGTCCTTGATCTGCTGCCGAATGCCTGTGCGCTGGATGACGTGGCCGGTATCCTCATCACGCAGGGTAACCGCAGCCTGGGGCGCAAGAGCGTGGTGGAGTTCTCCTGGGTGCCGGGCGTGCCGGAGAAGGTCAAGACGGGCAGCTATTTCCACGTCAAATACGATCCGCAGGGGCGGGGCAAGACGGGTTCGGACGACGGCAGCAACCGGGGGCAGGCCATCTTCCACCGGCCCGCATCCAGCGGTCAGTACGCGCTGGTCGCCCACCTGGAGGCGCACCGCATCGGCCTGAACGACATCACGCGCGAGTACGCCATCGACGAGGCCGAGCGGCATAGGCGTCTGACCGCCGTGCTGCGGGCGCTGACGCAGACCTTCCTCCATCCCGGCGGCGCGATGCGGAACACCCAGAGTCCGCACCTGACCGACTTCCGGGGCGTCATCACGACCAGCGACCACAGCGTGCCCGCGCCGACCGTCAGCGCCCTGAACCCCGAGTTCGAGGCGCAGGTGGAGCAGATCGCGGGGGCGCTTTCCAGAATGAGCGGCCGACCCATCGGCGTACAGAACTTCGACTCCCTGGGCGCCTTTGCCGAGGCGATGAGCCGAACCCTGCCGTCATGA